A segment of the Necator americanus strain Aroian chromosome IV, whole genome shotgun sequence genome:
gtttcctcttttctttcttccactCTCTTTTCACCCTCTACTAACATCCTACGTTGTTTTTCCTCGTAAATAGAGTaatatttcataaataaataaacaggtAATTAAGTATACTCAGATGATGGATTACCACttaaaaacaatacaaatgCTGGATAAAGAGAAGTTCTTGTCGACTTTGTAAACGTCTTAGCGGCCATTTATAGGCATACATctctgatttattttttgtattcttttcaaactGGTTAGCCGTGGTTAAAAATCtaagacattttttaaattgaagttATGACAAAAAAACAGGTCAATTCACTATGGCAGAAAATCCTtaggaagatttcttttcagtCCTAGCAGCAGTTTGCATGATTTTTTGCAATCCATTTCCCTAATCAATCATGCAAATGTTTCGCAGACGGTGACCTtgggaaataattttttttagcaaatgCTCTCTTTTCAAAACTCTCTAAGTTGTCAATTTCCAACCTCTCCATCTTGAATATGAATGACTAGTACTGGAAAAACAAGTTAGACGATTGATTAACAAATTTACCatgcacttttctttttttttctgatatgaTGATTGGAAAAATCACCAGGtggttctccttttttgttacCTAAAATAATAGACCATGCTTCAAGCTTctaatcaattttttatttgatgtttGTTAGTTCAAGAGTAACCAACCAATTTTTCCCGGTTTACTCTTCTTCTATCTccatgataaaaaaaaccgccTTATGTTTGCACCTCAAGATACTCATCCGACGATCTCATCATAAAATAATCAACAATTGTCACGTGGGAGCCGATGCTTCCAAACGCTTCTAtatgaaatttgttttctataaCATTTCAAACAACGCACAACAAACGACGAAACCATTAATAACGAGATTTGATTGATTCATTACTTGTAACATAAATACTACAACAGTAGCGATAATCTGACAAAGACAATTTCACACAAGCGACATCATACTACATACCGTCAACTGAGGACATAAAAATCAGCATTCTTATAACTTTCAGCCGCAACTGTGTATTTTCTTCATCGCCTTCTGCGCGGTTACAACACGTGTCACTTTTTGCGCGGTTACAACACGCGTCACATTAGATCTCGAGGTTGAGTTGTCGTAGTTGATTTTAGGTTTCCGACAAACCATTAGCTGGAGTTGTTCCACAAACGCCAATCGATACTCCTTTGAACGCCAGATGCAGACGTAGAAAGTTTGCGAATAGCAGATCAAAGCGAAGAATACCTGAAGTTTATTAATGTACTTACTAAAATTCCGTTTCTATTAAGATACGCCAAGATTTGCTCAATATTTCCGCCGTCGGTTCGCTTCCGATTGTACATACCATGTTGCTCTGCCATAATGAAAGCAGATCGGGGGAAAATCCGAAAATGTAGCCGACGTTAACACCAAGAATTGCCATGAACCACGAGAAAATGAAGATCACAACAATAACTCGCAATCTGCGTAAAACTTTCCGTTGTTCCTTGTTAGTGCGCGATTTTGCTGCAATCGAATATCGCAATGTAATCATGTAGTGAACCGCCATACTATAATTACTGCATGAAACAAATCCGCCAGGAGACATGAGAAGTCCAGCCGGAATTAATTAAGTATGACTAGCTTCGGTaaataagagagaaaatgttattttatgtACATatctaagaagaaatgaaagaattccGCACTTCTAAAGTGTACAACTCCGATAATAACGGCATATACGACCAAAACGCAGCagtttataataatatttgagACCGACCAGTAAAAGCTAACGTTTGGAGCCAACcctgaaaggaaaataaaaaaaactgtttcgtGGATATTAGCAAAACTAATATCAATGAAGCTTGCTACGTAAGCTCTAACCTAGAGGAGGATTACAGAAGGGGATCACTTCGTCGTCCTGGGCTGCATATCCCCAAATCGTCACAGAAAGAGAGTAGGCTGAGCTAAGAGAAAATGCTACCAAAATATAGGGAACTGTTCTGCATGTCCGGTACCTAAAATACTAATTTTTAGTAAGCAAGTTTTTATCGAGTTGAAGCTATCATTTTCTCACATAAATCTCACACCACTCTAAATTCAGTAAGAAGTACGCGaattcgttaaaggcatcaccccacgaatctgaggtggtgcagatttgaggtggagtattcttttcagggatagtagattatggagaggagggtgattccgtccatttcttcctaattgccgtagaaaactgcccggaagatgcggcgccgcacaaggctggcgcgctccactcgaactccttgtagaaaatgtgcgccagaacgtctgaagccgtatcttccggtccgttttttacggcagttaggaagaaatggacggaatcacccccctctccatagtctcccatcccgtatacgaatacttcacctgaaatccgtaccacctcagattcgtggagtgatgcctttaacataaaGAAGAAGCTCAGATTACTTTAGAGGCTGTCGCTACTGCAATATTTTCCTTGAGCGAAATCCCAAACTTCAATTATCAATGACGCATATGTCATATtaaattccattttctttaGATTGaacataaatttattttgattgcTCATATCCGCTTTCAAATTATTCAAGTCGCTTCTCCATCCAAATTGTTAGAGAAGTGTTGAATTCCACAGAAGAAGCTCCTGTGAATAAAAATCGTTCATCGTTGATGATAGCCATGGAAAGCAGAAATATTTAATGAATTTCGAGGAAACTTCAATAGAAAGCGAATAAAAAGGAGTAAAACCTAGCATTGGTGTTCTCGTCAGTGGATATAGGAGAGTGTGTAACTCCTTTTGAATTCCTAATACCTAATTACCTAATATAACTTGGATTAATGGCATCAAACCATTTAGTCCTCAGAAGTAGGCAAAGTTTTTGTGTATCATCTCAAATGCACGAATGTACCGATAAGATTACATTGCAAACTACGAGCAAACCCGAACCTGTAATTACAGTTTCTTtgcgaagaaaataataattttttttaatcaaaaacgGGACATTCTAAGGAGAGGATTATTTTCAgatgattaatttttttatggagCATCTATTCCCTTAAAAGTCATAGTCCGCGGGCTGCCTCAttgaaaaggatgaagaagagACCTGACtgtcgcttaaaggcatcaccccacgaatctgaggtggtgcaggttttaggtgggttatgcctacacggagtcgtagattatggagagaagggtgattccgtccacttcttcctaattgccgcaaaaacggCCAGAGAGATGCGGGgcctgcacaaggctggcacgctccaatcaaagtcgttgtagaaaatagtgcgccggaacgctcgaagccgtatcttccgggccgttttttacggtaattaggaacaaatggacggaatcgcgcTTCTCTAATCTTATCTaatcataatctacgattccgtgcaggcataacccacctgaaacccgtaccaccccagatttgggGGTGATCCGTTTAAACAACAATTAGCAAGTACGTCTGAACCAAATTAGTTCATTGTTAGATTTCTCTGGGGTGTTTCTGTTCCCTGATTGCTACTTTTGCTACTGGACTCGTTTATTGGTGATCCTTGACGAGTGGTAAGTGGTTTACAGATTCTGCAGACAATACATGGTCCGTCGTGTCTGTATAACCCACCTGTTTTCTACGCAGCCTCAAAAATGCTATTCATAACACTTACCAGAGTGGGAAGAGCAAAGCAAGTAGTAGATCAATGGAAATCACAAGAGTCATAACGGCTTGTTGACAAATAACAAACATATAAAGTGTTATATAAGGAAAACATTGTCTTCTTGTAAACGGTGAAATGAAGACGATGAATATCACATTAATTACTTCCGACAAAAGACAAAGAATGTGGCATGCTGCATTAATGGCAAGCAGCACTCCTGGAAAACATGGATTAAGAACGGTGCCCGCTTCTGCTTCTCACTTCAGGTAGTTTTCACCTTCAGGAGGAATATACCATCTACATAGAAACTAAGTTTGCTAGCTTTTGCAGGGTTAATGCCTGTTCTCAAACTTTTAATAGTGATCAAGCTATTGATATGAAAATAATTCCGCACTGAAACTAGGAAAATAATAGTGTGCTTGCTAGAAATTCCCAGCTAGTAGGTGAAAGTATTAATAGtgaaccaaaataaaaaaagccatcgtttgaaaaaatacattgaaggagattaaaagaataaattcaCGACCTCCTGCTTTATTGAAACCAGGCAGAAACGAAAGctgtttttcaaatgtactagtgaaaaaaaatccgtaggTACTTTACGTAGGAACCATATGGCATTCATCAACTACTAAGCATAACGAAACTTCTAGTGAAGAAACATAGTATAAAGGTGATTACCAGTGAATGTGATCTAAAAATGAGCGAACACAGATTGTAAATTGGCTGTGACAATCTAGTACAACGCAATTTCCGAGGCAGTTTCTGTAAAAATCTGAGcctttccagaagaaaagtaATTCCATTATTTCTAAATTACATTTTGCTatcaacaagttttttttttgaaaggtctCCTGCTAACATTTAATACCTGAAATTATACATAGAGTGTTTCAGCGGTTGTTTAACCTCcgtaaaaaatttttgaacccTTAAAAATTATATGATTTCTTATTCACCAATACAATGCCTAGAAAAGGTCTAAAAGGGAAAACTTTAATAATACTTGtgctattaatttttgtttaaattaacaaaaatataaaacatattGTGATGGGGAACTACGAAGTAGAGGGAGAAAAACGTTAATTAACGCCACGCAATCAAGCAGGCGATTGAAGGTGATGTATGTAACTGTCACTATAGCCCGTTGATTACTATACAGTAAGGTTGTTGTGATTTTTTACACACAGTACGCGTCACTCAGGCTCGCTTCCGGAATCGCGCTTCCAGAACTTGAAAAATTGTAGATACGAAAGCACTTACTCCAAAATACAGTCGCTTCTGAGTATGCTCTCTTCTTCGTGAATGTGGCAACACTGAGAAAATGCTGTGTTTAAAGTGAACGATGTTTTTCGCCCCAATTTGATTCACGAATTTTCTCCGCTACCGAATTCCCACAAAGAGCTTGTTTCCTTGGTCACCTATACCCAAAACTGAGGCAACAGAAagctatttaaaggcatcaccccacgaatctgaggtggtgaagattttaggtggagtattcttatgaggaacagtagattatggagaggagggtgattccgtccatttcttcctaattgccgtaaaaaacagcccggaagatgcgacgccgcacaaggctgactcgctccagtcgaaatccttgtttctacaaaaaaaaaagagcgccagaacgcccgaagccttccggactgttttttaatgcaattaggaagaaatggacggaatcactctcctacCCATATCTACTATGcggtatacaaatactccacctgaaatccgtaccacctcagattcgtggggtgatgcctttaagtcgctTCATTCTTCTGTCGAGGATTTGTTTCCATCATAATACGTAGATACTCAGCGCAAAAGGTTGTCACTGTGTTGTTTTCAATCACCTACTTTCCGATTGTGGTGGGATGCCATTTTTGCAGTAATCATGagaatatttaattaataaaagCTGGTAGACAACAAGATTCACATAAGCTAGCAACATAGTATTTGTTTACAATAATATTCCAGCAGGAAATATGTAGtggaaattaaaatagaaattgttTCTGGACAAATGCTTGTAAATAAAGCGATACCTGAGTCATGAGAATGTATTTTGATTTGCAACGCACGAAAGGAAGTGTGGGAGTCATATTACTCAGAAGAGGAATAAACAGATTTTTGAGAACATCTGTTTGGTTTAGTGTAGGAGCAATCATGAAAGTACATCAATACAGCGTTcatccaaatattttttcttttacaactaGTTTGTAAAGGAATGGTGAAGAAAACATGggcacttgattttttttaggatgtcATTTCTTCGCAATCATTTcagagaagaatttttctaaataaatttcaagATATTAAGCATCTGTGCATTCTCCTAGATACCTAACTAGGCAAAGGGAGATAAAGAGCTTTTTGGAGAGATTTCCGGATGAACACCAGCTTTAAATGAGAagataatgaaaaattgtCGCAAAGCACTCTCTTGATAGTTCATTTCTGAAGTTCCATAACAGCTGctaataaaaaatgatatttagCGGAAAACTCTAATTTCTGAGACTGaaaaacactccttcgattgTCGAATTCTAAAGAACTCTCAATTACACCAAAACCAGACCTGGCTTTGTATGGGTGGAATCCTTTCGTACAGTTGTCCATAATAGTTGTATATTGCCAAAATTTCCAACGATGTTAAAAAAGATCACCTCGATCGTTACGCATTGGATGCTCAGTTCCTCAAGCATACTAAAGAAAGTGAATTAGTGGTGGTGTAAGTACGGAATAATCGGCAATTTCAGGCCGAATTGAACAACTTTCAGTTACTGTCGTAAATAATGTAAATGATTTCAACGGTATTTAcgaaataacaacaatttaataaaaatgaatctcGAACCACCGTCATTTTATCTGGATGTACATTGGCATGTAAGAGGGCGGAACATGAGTGGAAATCAACTTGAATGAATATTCAAATGCTGTCAAGAATGCGCTTTTTAGGCGCCGCCCATTAGATTTTACCACCTGTAAAGatgtgaagataaaaaaagagatattaAACTATTGCTAAACTACATTATAGAGGATCTGTAAACATATAGACACTTGGAACCGTAACCATAACTGTACCAACTTCAACTATCATCGTATACTTGACTACAAAGGGTTACAGAAACAGAAGACTCTATGTGAGAATACCTTTTATCGACTACCGACTTTATTTATCATCGTAATCATCGCTACTagtttgcttaaaggcagcataccacgaatctgaggtggtgccgatttcaggtggagtaatcTTATcagggatagcagattatggaaagaaaggtgattccgttaatttcttcctaactgccgcaaaaaacggcccgtaagatgTCGCACCGCACACGGctggggcgctccaatcgaactccttgtagaaaatagtacgccggaacgctcgaagccgtatcttccggcccgttttctacggcaactaggaagaaatgaacggaatcactctcctccccataatctacgatcccgtacacgaacactcaaccggaaatccgtaccactccagattcgtggggtgatgcctttaaattataCTTGACTATTCATGAACGACCAAACTGCTGAATTTTAGGCAAACTTGAGAGTATTCCACAGTTCTGGATTGTATTGGATTTGGATAAAATCTTTTGCGGAATGCGCCAATGATTTTGACATCAATTTGGAATCGTTTAGGTCAACGAACAAGTATGCCCCTCCTGAAATGACTCGCGAGGGAAAACCAAACCAGTGATATCTatctaacaaaaaagaattccttTGTGTCGATCTATAATGGGAGGCAGGGAGCATTCCGCTACTCTGGCCCAGGAAAGTACTGACTGTCACaattcaggaaaagaaaatgcggAAGTTCGAAGCGGGGGCATACTACCGTGATTATTTCTATGTAAGATTcgtttaaaagtaaaaacgTCTCAAACTTCACTTTTTGGTCCTATAGGGTATTAGAGCCATGGGAGCGTCACCAATTACAACAAGGTTAAAACATCTTATAATTTCAACGGAATGATTGTGCTATGAATGacttctttgaatttctttcccagttagaaaaaaaaaaccaattctgCTATAAAATTCACGTTAGACTAGTTGCAGAAACATAATAGTTGAGCAGCGTTACGGTGTAAGACCTAATATTCTTGTATAACATCTTGCTTATCtcataagaagaaattttggaaagtttaaaatttttaaatcccCTCGTACCTTGCACATTGATGGGATTGTCTCAGAAGATCTCATTTATGAAATATTTAGGTGTGggagaactctttttttttaccaacgTCAAAATGAAACAATGTCAGCGATTACACctgtgtgagaaaaaaatctaattccGCTGTAAAACTCACATTACCTTACTTGCAGAAGCAAGATAGTTAAGCAGCCTTGTGGTGTAAAATCTagtatcatgctatataataacagtCTTATCCCTTCAcgcacgtgtgtgtgtgtgtgtgtgtgtgtgtgtgtgtgtgtgtgtgtgtgtgtgtgtgtgtgtgtgtgtgtgtgtgtgtgtgtgtgtgtgtgtgtgtgtgtgtgtgtgtgtgtgtgtgtgtgtgtgtgtgtgtgtgtgtgtgtgtgtgtgctgcAAACTGTAAATTAGGGTGAAACGGGTCCTACCGCATCGATTTAGTGTGTCtccgccagaaagctataaaacggggtgggacgggtcccatatgacgtcgaaatggtgcgccgacgccaatAACCGTTGTTATGGGGTGCGGTGGGTCCTACGACGCCGAACTGATGCGCGGGCGCCAATATCCGTTATTATGGGGTGGGACGTTATTATGGTatttgggtgagacgggtcccaccccattttatagtttatttctttttaagtgAACTTGTCAAGAAACACACGAAACGTTGTGAACTATTTTATTGCAAAGTGCTTGGCGTGGCGTTCCACTCCTATATACTCAAACGCGACTCTACTCCCACCGCACCTTTGCCCCATAAGGCAGCCAACATGCTTTTTTCAGGGATTGACAACaagaatgaaaccggctgcttaaaaagtagttgaCATGATCTTGGAACCttacctttatcagtacgatgatgactCTAATTGTTGAGGAGAAAGAGAAGGGAACTCATGCTTCgagaagagaataaaaaataaattgtatggcgctaatcaatccgcttgggatgcgcccccacgttcacttaaattcagaatcgtccgAGGTTTACGATCGTGTAACTGTCCTAAATAATGACTGGCGGTAGCTAGCcggtgtgtcaagtcagtgtttttatcctcccaaacaagtctgataccaatttatcgaccccgatggatgaaaggcttggtgaacacgacggcggattcgaatctcTAACGAGCGACTGCGCTGGACCCCCTCCCATGCTTCGCATTatgtttcgaaatttttgcGGAATCTAAGAAACATAAATGGGTGTacaatcaagtttgaatacccTCCAAATGTAGCACTGAAGACTTTAGGAAGAGGCCATGAAATTGTTACTTCACTTCATGATCATTTCGTGAATGTTTAAAGTTCTGAAACGAAAGAATGAAAGGAGCGTcgttagaaaaatacaaattcaaCTTTTTGGGAAAATGCCGCTACATTTAGCttctattgatcagtgaaggagaCGAGGTTTACACCAGAAGAAGTCTGATGTCTGAGTCTAGTTCCTGTATAATTTCTTGCTTATTTTATAAGATGAACTACTGTCAATGAACTTGTGTTGGACAATATCAAGGCTTCAGTCGACGATCATTACTTTCGTCGCTTTGTGAAGCTTGTTTTCTCATCTCTCAGCGCAAGAATAACTACTTTGTGCGTTTTTTTAAGGGCAAAAcgcaaatgaaaatatttgtataGTTTCACCATTTTTAGTTGTAGTCACTGTAACCACGCAATTACAATTTAGTCAATTTAcgtaaattattttcttttcttctgatgCATACAACCTCCTCTGTTGAACCCAGTCGAAAACTCCGTACAGTCACAACCGTTTTATAATCCACGCTGCTGCCTGAACATTCCCGCAATCGAGGCGCTCGTTAtgttcacattattttatattagcACTGTTGACGAACAAGAATGGAGGTTTGGACAAAATTCAGAATAATTTCTCACGCTTCTTATTCTATGCATTGCCTATGGCATTGACTGGAGTGGGCCCCAACTATCAGTGTATATACTCGGCGCCGGCCATCTTATACACGTACAACTATAGTTTCTATATACAGAATATAGCTAACCGTTTCCACTCCAGTTTAGTCAGGCAAATGGAACACCAGGAACTCCTGGACTTTTTCGTTACAAATGGTATGCTAGTCCTAAGTCATATATTTTATAAAGCAGAGAATACAATTATTGcagtactatttatttgttgtaaacaccactactaataaattttagtttataatattgcaacaaaataaactatttataatttgaaatttctaaaagtttgatatttttttggaagcaGTCACCCATATACACCAGAGGCTTCCAAGGACAAGTATCACGCAACTCGCTAGTCTTgtatcgttttctttcttatttgttaaaaaatacaacacagtctcctttcttttccgtAATATGTGAactaaaaaaagttgaaaaaagtagaaatgcaCTGCAGAAACCTATaggaatgaataaattttatttcatttcatttggaAGTGCTGACAAAAGCCAAACGAAGTGTCGCCGCTACGGTGACAGGGAATATAAAGTACATGTTCCTAATGTCGCAATTACGGCTACAACCGAGTGCAAATGGTTAATAGTAGGTGATGATGATATGTATTAATAGTATGGTTTCCGGGGCTAACCGCTACCACTGTCAGGTCAGCGTTTGCTGCAGTGATGAGATAATAACAAGGTCAAAGCTTTATTCAGTGCACCTTACGTCTGATCCCGGACAGTATACGATGCCTCAGAACATGTGACTTTATAAGGATTGGTTCAAATATGTCAACAGATTGAGCAGTGAGACTCCATGGCTCCTTTTACCTCCTTGGCTTTAGCTCTAAACTAACTTCTGCTGAGTGCTTGTTTGTGTCAAGGGATAATGCATTGCTCTTGGTAACGGTCTCCTTAATTGTTCGGTTTGGTCGGAATGGTGTGGAAGACAGGTCACTTGTACTACCGGATATGCAAATATATCGCTTTTAACCTAGAGTTTTCAGTGTATCGTGTTCTTGTTAAAGGCAttaacccacgaatctgaggtggtgcagatttcaggtggagtattcttatcagggatagcagattatggaaaggaaggtgattccg
Coding sequences within it:
- a CDS encoding hypothetical protein (NECATOR_CHRIV.G14324.T4), which produces MDNCTKGFHPYKARYRTCRTVPYILVAFSLSSAYSLSVTIWGYAAQDDEVIPFCNPPLGLAPNVSFYWSVSNIIINCCVLVVYAVIIGVVHFRTKSRTNKEQRKVLRRLRVIVVIFIFSWFMAILGVNVGYIFGFSPDLLSLWQSNMVFFALICYSQTFYVCIWRSKEYRLAFVEQLQLMVVRRLRRLVLLIVTAQHSSVKHVAPYALSNVQCP